One part of the Glycine soja cultivar W05 chromosome 11, ASM419377v2, whole genome shotgun sequence genome encodes these proteins:
- the LOC114373661 gene encoding D-aminoacyl-tRNA deacylase-like, producing MRKSNSTQRFNDKDELKMQLQLVPPCRVPRVGDIHRIETSTSTSTVTVRRRRRRNAVTTAMRAVVQRVASASVEVEGRIVSEIGPGLLVLVGIHDSDSDADADYICRKVLNMRLFPNENTGKAWDHSVMQKNYQVLLVSQFTLYGFLKGNKPDFHVAMAPQRAKPFYASLVDRFRNAYNSDAIKDGVFGAMMKVDLVNDGPVTMQLDSNSPN from the exons atgAGAAAATCTAATTCAACACAACGATTCAACGATAAAGATGAATTAAAGATGCAATTGCAATTGGTGCCGCCGTGTAGGGTTCCACGTGTGGGAGACATACATAGAATTGAGACCTCGACCTCGACCTCCACTGTTActgtgagaagaagaagaagaagaaacgcaGTGACTACTGCAATGAGAGCGGTGGTTCAGCGCGTGGCCTCTGCCTCCGTCGAGGTCGAAGGCCGCATCGTCTCCGAGATCGGCCCCGGCCTTCTCGTCCTCGTCGGAATCCACGACTCTGATTCCGACGCCGACGCCGATTACAT ATGTCGAAAGGTCTTGAATATGAGGCTGTTCCCAAATGAAAATACGGGCAAAGCGTGGGACCACAGTGTAATGCAGAAAAATTATCAAGTTTTGTTGG TGAGTCAGTTTACGTTGTATGGATTCCTGAAGGGTAACAAACCGGATTTTCACGTTGCGATGGCACCTCAGAGAGCCAAGCCATTCTATGCCTCTTTAGTTGACAGGTTTAGGAATGCCTATAACTCTGATGCAATCAAGG ACGGTGTATTCGGAGCAATGATGAAG GTAGATTTGGTTAATGATGGACCAGTTACCATGCAGCTTGATTCAAATTCACCAAA TTGA